The stretch of DNA ataaatggaaagttgcCCTATGttcattgtattagtttgctaaagctgctggaatgcaatataccagaaatggaagagcttttaaaaagggaatttattaattgcaaggttacagttctaaggccataaaaatgtccaaactaaggcatccagaaaaagatacctttactcaagaaagagctgatgacatttgggatttctctgtcagctggggaggcacatggtgatgtctgctagctttctctccaagtttctcctttcaaacagcttcctctggggcattttctttctgcagctccaaaggtctctgtcggtatcagctctgaagctttttccaaaatggttcctctcaaaggactccagtaagcaacccatcttgaatgggtggagacacacttccatagaaaccacctgtattagttagggttctctagagaaacagaatcaacagggaacacttgcaaatataaaatttatagaagtgtctcacgtgaccacaggaacgcagagtctgaaatccacagggcgggctgtgaagctgacgactccgatggagggtgtggatgaactccacaagagcggcttaccagccaaagcaggaatggaacctgtctcctctgaatcctccttaaaaggcttcccgtgattagatttagcatcacaaATTGTAGacgacactcccctttggttgattacaaatggaatcagctgtagatgcagctgacgtgatcatgacctaatcctatgaaatgtcctcattgcaacagacaggccagcacttgctcaatcagataaacaggtaccacaacttggccaagttgacacatgtccatAAACATGACACCACCTAATCGAGAGATCCcaccacaactgggtgagtcacatctccatggaaacaacttaatcaaagagatcccacataacaatattgaatgatgattaaagaacaAGTCTTTTCTGCaatacacaatagtttcaaattggTCCATTTGTGAATTgaaagaattaatatttttatgatgaGGCCAGATCCCTATAGAATTCAAAGGAAGCATAgtctgctgacatcttgatttgacTTCTAGTCTTCAGAACTgcaggacaataaatttctgttgtttaaagcaATTAGTCTGTGTTACTTTactacagcagccctggcaaattaagacagatAGCAATCCTCTGCTAATTGATCCACAAGTTCAAaacaatctgttctagtttgctagctgccagaatgcaatataccagaaatggaatggcttttaaaaagcagaatttaatgagttgctagtttacagttctaagggcaagaaaatgtcccaattacaagtctatagaaatgtccaatcaaaggcatccagggaaagataccttggttcaagaaggccaatgaagttcagggtttctctctcaagtgagaaggcacatggggaacacagtcagggcttctctctcagctggaactgCACATGGCgaaatggcatcatctgctagctttctctcctggtttccagtttcatgaagctccctgggaggtgttttccttcttcatctccaaaggtcgctggctggtggactctctgctttgtggtgctgcagcattctctgttctctccgagtctctcattctcccaaatgttttctcttttataggactccgataaaccaatcaagacccacccaaatgggtggagacatgtcatcacctaatccagtttaacaaccacccttgactaaatcacatcatccagggagatgatctgattatagtttcaaacatacagtattgaatagggattattctacctttatgaaatgggattttgattaaaacatggcttttctagggggcatgcttcctttcaaaccaccacacaatcTCTATCAAAAATCCCAGTGCAGGGCTCACCTTGGCAGCACATATATTAAAATCAGAACAATACAGAGAGGATTAGCggggcccctgcacaaggatgacatgcaaattcatgaagcgttccatattttttagaaaaaaagaaaagaagaatttccCAGTGCATGCAcatactctttctctctctctctcaataacatatgcaaaacataaaatttctattttaaacactttcaagtatacaattcagtggtattgatTGCATTCATAATATTATGCTACTacaaccaccatccattactaaaacttttccatcatcacaAACAGCAACTTTATAGATCCTGTTAAGAATTAACTCACAAttttccaccaccaccatcaccacccacACCTAGTCACCTGAAATCTACATCGTGTCTTGGAATGAAGTTATGAtccatggatgaaacttgaagacatcacgttgagtgaaataagtcagacacaaagggacaaataggGTGAGGTTTTACTGCTATGAAATACGTAGAATAAGCAATCCCTTACAACAGGTTTCCTTTTAAAGTGAGAAGATCTGTCTTCCACAATAAAGGATAATAAGGCCAACATAAACATCAGTAAGGATATtctgatatgaaataaaatatgtgtcTTCTAGATCAAGTACTCAGATGGtgaaaaaaactttatttataaccTTTCAGCAGACCAACAATCCACATCATTTTAACATAGAAAACTCAACCCTAGTTTTGCATGAATACACAATTCAACAGAaaagctcttttaaaaatataaataagtctaTCAAATTTTTGTTAGCATTGACTATAACAGACAGAATTCATTTCCACAAATCTTCAATTTTCTATATAAGTTcaggtcttgtttttttttttttttctttttcttttacatgggcaggcaccaggaatcgaacccaggtctcctggtatggcaggtgagaactctgcctgctgagccaccgtggcccaccctcaggtCTTGTTTTACATGTTAAAACTTTCCATTTTACTTTCGGACAAACCATGCTCCCTTAGACACGCTTATCAAATTTTAcccagtaaacaaaacaaaattcactcTCACAAACCTTTTACAACTTTCCGTATTCACTCAGACTTTGTCCTACACATTTTCAATGATAAAACTACACACTTCAGGCTTCCGGTTGTCGTCGCCGCTGCTGCCGCTGCTCCTGCTGCTGAAGCTGCCGGCAGAGGCCGGAGAATCGGGCGGCGGGGCGGCGGCGGGAGCAGAGCGGGGCGAGGAAGCGAGAGAGAGCGAGCGAGGAACGAGTGAGCGAGTCCAGCCGCGCAGCAGTTCCGTCCGCCGGGGGAGCCGGAGCAGCCCGGGccccgcagccgccgccgccgccagccTGCCCACCGGACAAAGGCCGAGAGCCCGCGCCCAGAGCCATGTCCTCGTCCGCCGGCAGTGGCCACCAGCCCAGCCAGAGCCGCGCCATCCCTACCCGCACCGTGCCCATCAGCGATGCCGCGCAGCTACCTCATGACTATTGCACCACGCCCGGGGGGACGCTCTTCTCCACGACGCCGGGAGGAACCCGAATCATTTACGATAGAAAGTTTCTGTTGGATCGTCGCAATTCTCCCATGGCTCAGACCCCACCCTGCCATCTGCCCAATATCCCAGGAGTGACTAGCCCTGGCACCTTAATTGAAGACTCCAAAGTAGAAGTAaacaatttaaacaatttgaacAATCATGACAGGAAGCATGCTGTTGGGGATGATGCTCAGTTTGAGATGGACATCTGACTTCCTGCATGGATCAGAAGGAAAGCAGCAACACTGACACAGGTGCATCTGATTTGGCCAATAGGATCAACATTGAAAAACAGAAGAGGCAGTACCAGCAGTCCCCCTTGCAgtctccacctcctcctcttcctcccgtGCCAAATGATGAGATGAGCTTCATCTGACCATATCCTCTCCCTGTTTCTGTACCTTTTCCCAGTTAGACAGATTAGATTGAAGGCCTTAGTGTATTTCTGTAGTACTAAGCAGCCCACAGAGGAAACAGTTAAATTCTGGCTCCCCTGATCATTTTACTATTGAGGCCCTCCACCCacccaatttttttaatcttaaatccTATTTACAACCTACCAATAACTACCTGGCTGGGAAGTTTGAGAGGGGATACAGAAATTTGATAGGTTCAGCATTATTCATGTTCCTTACCCTCTGTCTCACCTCCCTGTATCCCACTTGTAGTTCAGTTCTACAGGAGACGGTTTGGAACATTTAAAACTGTTGAAGGAAGTGATGAACAAAAGGAGAGCTGCTTTCCTTCTGAACTTGGAGTGTTTGTCCTTAGGGACAGAGCACCATTTGTGCAGCTCTGGTAGCATTACTGTCTGACACAGTTTCAAGgtcttttctcctccttcctctggGAGGAATGTGTTGTGTCTTTAGTATATAGTTcgtctttccatttctttacttaatgcatttatgcaaaaaaaaaaaatgttaagctcTCTACATCAAAGGAGGCCCTTAGTAACCaactcttttttcctcttctcccaTTCCTGTCTGCTTGCATCTGATTGCTTGCAGAGTCCTCTTGTACTTAGAAATATCCAGGTGATTTTCTCTGCTCCTAGAGAAGGGCTCTACCAAGTAATAGAGACACTTTAGCCTCCACTTGGTAAATAAGACCTGAGATAGTGTTGTGCCAGATAATACTTATGAATGACCTCTGAAGAGCATTGTACCATTTGAGTACCCAGTCTCAGCAGTTACTGTTTTACAATCCAATCGGCACTAGTATATTTATTGTCTTGGATTGTAGTTTCTTGTATTTTGAATTTGAAGTtgactttcagaatttttttttcctttgtggatCTGCTTTGTTTGGCTGCTGGGATAGATAAGCATGGGCTTATAAACCTGTTCTTCCCAGTTTTCTTACCTTCCCCATTGTACTCTGAATTTcccccttcttccctctcctgcccccctccttcctttccttcctttttctctgccAGCCCATTTTTCAAATTCATATCAAAGGTACCTCAAGTGTTGGTATCTGATATCTGTCATTCCTCTTATCTGAGGGatgaccatttatttttaaatgactacaGACCTATTTTTAGATATGTTTTCAGTACAATTTTGAACAGcaactttttaattaaacatcTTCCAGTGTTAGGGAGGTGAGAAATGTCTGGGGAAGAATCTGCTGTTCTGTCACCTGCCTTTGTCTCCCTAGCCCTTAGGAGCGCTTTCCTTCCCTTTAGTTTTGGGTGTGCATGTTTGGAGTTAATAGTGGGTGGTTTGTAAAACTGGACTGTTCTTCTTGGCTGTGAGTCAATCATGAAAGCCTCATTCTTTTCTTActcctttgcttttctttctccctcttccctgTTCCACTTCCTGTGACTGTTGACTGGCACAATAATCTCAAAAGAGATTTTTCTCTCTTAGAAAGACACATTCATCTCCTCATAAGAAAGATCATTGAAGTAGCCACTGGTATCTGGGAATTTCTGGTTGAATTTGGTGCCCTGAACACTCTTACTAAGAGATCAGAATCCAGGATGAGAGTTGGCCAGTTAACCAATAGGCCAGTTGGTTAAGCAGGaaagttgtttgtttttcttttgaactaTGAAAAGAGCCTATTTGTGTACACATtttagacagaagagagaaggatGTCTGAggaactttattctgttttctgctACAAAATGTGAGTAGTTCAAAGAGTGAAAACCTTTTGTCATGGTTGCTGTCTCTCAGGAATAAGCTGGATCTCCAGTGTTTTGGGGGATGTTTTGAGTCCCAAAATTTGATGACCAGaaaagcatttttgtttgtttaatatatcCCTGTTTTGATTGTCATTAAACTCcaaatttcactttaaaaaaaaaacaaaaaaaacctacacACTTCACTTTAACAAAAAGCATCTTATATACTTTGCATACCCACACACTTTAAATCACTAAAAAGATCTTTGATACCATCTTTAAATATCttacaaaaaataattatttttaaaataaaatttttcaaaataatagctTAATACTATTTAATAAGTCACTAAATACGAACTTACATTTTTACCATCTTAAAGATCTAATAGACATAATGCTAGTTTATTTTATTAGGTGGATGCATACAAATTTAGCAAGAACAtacttaaatgaataaaattgtatttggtTCAAAAGTTACCATAAAAACAGGAATAGGACTAAACTTTGTCATTGCATTTtcagctgtatttttttttttactccttctACTAGAGgttaaaaaatctctttttttcataatattctaaGATCATAAGCAATCTCAAAAAGCAAATTGACTTCcaagctctggaaaatatactacGATTGTTTAATTTTGTAACTAAGAAGTTAGGCtgtaacaaatgattatgattactgaatcattatatagatactgctttttactttctatttgaaaatcaaatagccagagggaaatacctgaaatttctgaactgtaatccaccTGTCTTAATCTCTGAGAATGATTGTGTGACTCTATAGCCTTTATCCTATGATTGTAAAAGCGTTTTGATTGCCCCCGACTTAtacccccttatcctgtttttcaactttggagtctcaGGATCACTAAAAACAGCCtctaatgcttattaatgaagggccttgagtcagTCCAGAATTatcccaccccaattccaaaactaTCTTGCTAGACAAAGCTGGGTCTACCAAAATTGGTCCGTCTGACATGCTCAGTAACTTAACCTTTTACCTGTAAATGACCTATACCTCACTATAAAActaaaaaatcatgcccatcatcatcatattaaggctgccatctTCTTACATACATtttgtgactaagcatataatcagtGTGGACATGCTCAATCATTTGATCATCTCTAACCTCAATTCAAGCCattatgctcattatcctaaaacctgtccatcttttgataccataaaactatcagagttactgcagttcagggagacagatttttaggccgaGGAGGCATGTGACCTCCTGCTTCatgcttagcaataaactctttctgcctttgaaaccccagtgtctcagaaattggtcatttgagtgcaaaATGCCTTTGATTGGTATCAATTTGTCCTGAGCTTAAATTCAAGAAAGCTTTTCCATAGCTCTCAAGGACATTTTTCTcgtttacttactgaaatttgccagttaaataaataagatctaatttatttaaatactcCTATCCCAagactatttatattttaataatgatttgtttacTATGGTTACCACTGGAAACATATTATTGGAAAAACCCATTTTAATTGGggaattatttcagaaaaaacaTGGCCTATTCCAGAGCATTTGTTCTGTGACTACCATTTCTAATTTCCAGGCTCAGTAGAAAGAATTCGAAATGAAGTCCACACCTCCCCCATCTTTCTGCACCCAACCCTTCCCCTATAGCTGCCTTACTTGATTAGGCCTGGGGGTAGGAACAGGTGAGACAAAAAAGGAGGCCTGGACCTGTCGAACTTGGTTATAAAAGTTTTAAGTGAGAGCAGGAGAATTTAAcactcataatcatttgttaaatcctaacttctcattACAGGAAAAAGCAGCCCTCTTCATCTCTGGGAGATGACATGTGTGGGTGCGATGCCTTGACTTCCTGCAACCACCTTCTACTATTCTGAGGCCGAAGTCAACAGTGCAGATGGCAGATCACAGAGAGATTAGAAACAATCAGGGCTCCTAATGACATCATGAGCTGCTGCTAAATCAACCAGACATGATGCTTGCCCATCACTGAACTTCctcttaaattattaaataacctgaaatatttccttcttctttaaaCTAGTTTGAATTGAGGTCTCTATTACTTGTAGTTAAAAGCATTCTTACTAATAAAAAGGTGAATTCTCTTTCTTTGTAATGCCTGTACTTCAGAGTGCCCAATAACTATCTGGACTGATCACTTAAAGGCAGAACTGTGTGGTGCTTAAGAGTTTCAGTGCTAGAGATAGACTGATCTGCCATTTACATCTGTGTTAATTTTGGCAATTTCCTTAGTCTACCCATTCCTTGGTATTTCTCTAAAATcaggataataataatacccaCCCTAATTTCACCCAGAGTAAGAATCAAAGTCCTTACACTGACTTGATGTGATCTGGCCCCCATCACCTAATCTCTTGTTACTCTCCCTTTCCCACCTCTATTCTAGTCACACTAGATAACCTTCTCAACTTTAGATCTTTTGCTCTGTCTCTTTCCAACTCCTGAAACACTGTTTTCCCTGATACCTGCATGGTTTACTCCCTCATGCTTTTTATCAGTTAGGGGAGCAAAGTTATTACCGAGTATGTAATAGGATAAGGGAATTACTAGAGGAATCAGACCTTATACAATCGTGGGAGGAGCTGGGGAAACAAAGGAAGGGGTAATGGGAGGATCAAAGGAGTCATCAACCAATCAGCCTGAGTGGCCTATCACATTTGGTTGCTGAAATGGGACTGAGAAGGGAAAGCTGTTGATCTGTGTGGCTACAGACTCAGTGGGGCTGGAGGCAAGAGACCAGCGGTGTGCTTGGCAATGCTATTTCAACAGGGGTTGCATTTCGGAAGAAGAACTGGATGGAGACAAGGAAGTATAAGGACAGGCTGGACCCTGCCAGGCACTTCTGTGTCTATCCACCAGGACAACTGACTAAGAGGACCTCTGAGTGTAATCACTACTGCTTCGCTTTCACCTTCCGAAACCTGTGCAAGCTCTAACCTAAAGCATAAAGGAAGGGAATTCTGGGAAACACAGTTTAGTCTTCACCATACCGAACCAGTAAAAACCACCACATTCTTCATAtctttgctcaaatatcacctcctcaaTTATGCCTACCCTGACcaacctatttaaaattgcagCTCATCTCATCTCCTATTAAGGTGAGTTCTCCCTAGATTGCCCCTTAAATGCCTGTGCTCCTCCGTTTCATGCTCGGCACCCTTCTCTTACATAGTTCATTCATCCTGGGCAATCTCGTGGATACAATTACCAACTATGTAGCGATGACTTACCACTATAAACCGCCACTTCAGAACTCTACCCTGAACATTAGGTGCTTATTAGTCAAAGGATTACTAGACAGCTCCACCTAAATGTCCTTAAATTCCTGATGCTTCTATCACCAGACCAGctcctcttcttttattttctcacttgCCCACTAACACTTTCAAATACCTAAGCAAGAAATACAGAGTCTTCCTAGGCTCTTTCCTATTCCACTCACAACCTCTTCCAGATGAACTCTAAATTGTATGGATTCTTATCCTTAATATCTCTcatattggtttatttttttcccatctccaCTACTGCAGCTCTGGCCCAAGGCTTACTTAGATTTCTGTAAAAGTCTTCTCATAAGTCACCACTCTCCAAGTCAAAATATCCATTATTATGGATATTTTCTTGAAGTAATCATTCAAATAAGGATATGGGATTATGTACTTCCTTGTTTTAATTCTGTTAATGgaataaaatctaaattccttGGTAAGTCATGCAAGATCTTTCATTCTCCCTTCTTTACCTAGTGCAATCTCATCTGTAACTATCCTCTCCCATGGATTCTAAACACCAAATAACTTGACTGACTTTGTACTTTCCCAAGGCCACTAAAATGATCTCTTAACTGTTACATGATCCAGGTTGCTGCCCCCTACTTCTCTTTTGTC from Tamandua tetradactyla isolate mTamTet1 chromosome 17, mTamTet1.pri, whole genome shotgun sequence encodes:
- the LOC143661424 gene encoding eukaryotic translation initiation factor 4E-binding protein 2 translates to MSSSAGSGHQPSQSRAIPTRTVPISDAAQLPHDYCTTPGGTLFSTTPGGTRIIYDRKFLLDRRNSPMAQTPPCHLPNIPGVTSPGTLIEDSKVEVNNLNNLNNHDRKHAVGDDAQFEMDI